Proteins co-encoded in one Pogona vitticeps strain Pit_001003342236 chromosome 9, PviZW2.1, whole genome shotgun sequence genomic window:
- the LUZP1 gene encoding leucine zipper protein 1 — MADYSYKETSNRHLRFKLQSLSRRLDELEEATKNLQKAEDELLELQDKVIQAEGSNSSMLADVEALRKRVLKIEGKDEEIRKAEELCQLMKEKLEEEESLTRELKTEIERLQKRMAELEKLEEAFGRSKNDCTQLCLSLNEEKNLTKKISTELEVLRAKVKELEQSEDRLDKTEQSLVSELEKLKSLALVFVSERKHFTEKEKQNEKLIQELTQKLEQNNKLNRVDQTRNASNLLERSSNSILERNDMRIEVDLTTSALSSKETRRKGSLDYLKLVENETRNKSENQKNKNQEDNKVKDLNQEIEKLKIQIKHFASLEEELKALRAKNNDLHDSYLSEQNKNKLLLGQLEEIKMQMIKQKELENGEAETEEMNVPSRIKHDRPKHRAVTAESAISKPKSRELSPQHRRDRIRNREFSFNNEGSGQGSKQVTSSNLNSRRTPKASSTSALLDRLATDSKRGEDRSALDRVHIPSPKDSGVPSAEVKKSREQPSVLSRYPPAAQEHKTWKASSKPKNDSSLRGKIEKPSQLLNDTYHCKSVESEDKSSKAETTLLSSEKGIKAHIAESPESRASKMNCGSPSGSASSYRHHLSAEMLAAESTGSKMETSASISSHRQHLEDSSVKITNSPEKEPADASLDIPKPVPLAKSWLISRSQEDLLQSHPIPRKEEMDQISVVSSNKGGLKPTSARAKVSNPGSHDKFSTAEESSKATTTPTSFDLGAKKEPVSREFTSPRGAIWTSPFENGKSSCNEEELGRSARTNATGATKGLKSRRQFGPREALRSKVIIKPAIVEKDVKEIMGGSGPGLEVSSEKQHPVFKTVSHKMTSSITIYPSEPVTQRTNTSEATKEQQHLSPSNTRVIPNELSAGANAAGTSYEISISKSNVSLKVPETDKNGDAVLRSTVETVVSKSNIMIKPSEPLEKNSEPPMETINWKSHGSSEENSPEMKHVTVRSAWQTRQSLQASKDSATKMDENMASRNPYRSSTEPAKLEGTSARIYAIEQSSRRASASINSWNTPETDSRRTKSSLSVSEIPRQKSDACEPPSTAAWNCTVLPDENKDFVPSSRRKPFGSTEQLAWAETPRKRPNARLEMHRQLPGSKDEERRYWSKGYSEDN, encoded by the coding sequence ATGGCGGATTATTCTTATAAAGAAACATCTAATCGCCATTTGCGTTTCAAGCTTCAGAGCCTCAGCCGCCGCCTTGACGAACTAGAAGAAGCCACCAAAAACCTCCAGAAGGCAGAGGATGAGCTGCTAGAGTTGCAGGACAAAGTTATCCAGGCGGAAGGTAGTAACTCGAGCATGTTGGCTGATGTGGAAGCTCTGAGGAAAAGAGTTCTGAAAATAGAAGGAAAAGATGAGGAGATCAGAAAAGCTGAGGAACTGTGTCAGCTGATGAAGGAAAAACTTGAGGAGGAAGAAAGTCTCACTCGGGAGCTGAAAACCGAAATTGAGCGACTTCAGAAGCGAATGGCAGAACTGGAGAAACTTGAGGAGGCCTTTGGTCGGAGTAAAAATGACTGTACTCAGCTGTGCCTCAGCCTCaatgaagagaaaaatctgaCCAAAAAAATCTCAACTGAACTGGAAGTTCTTCGGGCAAAAGTAAAAGAACTTGAGCAATCAGAAGACAGGCTGGATAAAACTGAACAGAGTTTGGTGAGTGAGCTGGAAAAACTGAAATCACTGGCTCTTGTTTTTGTTAGTGAAAGAAAACActtcacagaaaaggaaaagcagaacGAGAAGTTAATACAAGAGTTAACTCAAAAGCTAGAACAAAACAATAAACTTAATCGGGTAGATCAAACTCGAAACGCATCAAACCTGCTGGAACGATCATCCAACAGTATTCTTGAGAGAAATGACATGAGGATTGAAGTTGACTTAACAACTTCAGCACTATCCtcaaaagaaaccagaagaaaagggagTTTGGACTACCTAAAGCTTGTGGAAAATGAAACTCGAAACAAATCTgaaaaccagaaaaataaaaaccaagaagACAACAAAGTGAAGGACCTCAACCAAGAAATTGAGAAACTGAAGATTCAAATCAAACATTTTGCATCTTTAGAAGAAGAACTTAAAGCTCTTAGAGCCAAAAACAATGACTTGCATGACAGTTATTTGagtgaacaaaataaaaataagctccTCTTAGGCCAgcttgaagaaataaaaatgcagatgATAAAACAAAAGGAGCTGGAGAATGGCGAGGCAGAAACGGAAGAAATGAATGTGCCTAGCCGAATCAAGCATGACAGACCCAAGCACAGAGCTGTCACAGCTGAGTCAGCCATTTCGAAGCCTAAGTCTCGGGAACTTTCACCTCAGCACAGACGGGACAGGATTCGCAATCGGGAATTCTCATTCAACAATGAGGGCTCTGGCCAAGGTAGCAAGCAGGTTACAAGTTCTAATCTGAACAGCAGGAGAACCCCCAAAGCATCTAGTACATCTGCATTATTAGACAGATTAGCAACTGATAGTAAACGAGGAGAAGACAGGTCCGCCTTAGACAGGGTACACATTCCCTCACCAAAAGATAGTGGCGTCCCATCAGCTGAAGTGAAAAAATCTAGAGAGCAGCCATCTGTGCTTAGCCGTTACCCACCTGCTGCTCAGGAGCACAAAACTTGGAAGGCCTCTTCAAAACCCAAGAATGACAGTTCATTacgaggaaagattgaaaaaccGTCCCAGCTGCTGAATGACACTTACCACTGTAAATCTGTTGAATCTGAAGACAAGTCCAGTAAAGCTGAAACTACACTATTGTCTTCCGAAAAGGGAATTAAGGCACATATTGCAGAATCACCCGAGTCTCGTGCCTCAAAAATGAATTGTGGGTCACCCAGTGGATCTGCTTCATCCTATCGGCATCATCTCTCTGCAGAAATGTTAGCTGCTGAATCCACTGGCTCCAAAATGGAAACCTCGGCATCTATCTCGTCTCACAGGCAGCACTTAGAAGATAGTTCTGTGAAGATAACTAACTCTCCAGAAAAAGAGCCTGCTGATGCTTCTCTTGACATACCAAAGCCTGTACCTTTAGCAAAGTCTTGGCTCATTTCAAGAAGCCAGGAAGATCTCTTGCAGAGTCACCCCATTCCTCGGAAAGAAGAAATGGATCAGATCTCTGTTGTAAGTTCTAACAAAGGAGGCCTAAAACCTACTTCTGCAAGAGCCAAAGTTAGCAATCCTGGTAGCCATGACAAATTCAGCACTGCTGAAGAGTCAAGTAAAGCCACAACCACACCTACTTCTTTTGATTTAGGAGCAAAAAAGGAACCTGTTTCCAGAGAATTCACAAGTCCCAGGGGAGCCATTTGGACGTCTCCATTTGAGAATGGCAAAAGTTCATGCAATGAAGAGGAACTTGGCAGGTCAGCCAGAACAAATGCAACTGGTGCCACAAAAGGTTTAAAATCAAGAAGGCAATTTGGTCCAAGGGAAGCTCTGAGATCTAAAGTTATCATCAAGCCTGCAATTGTGGAAAAGGATGTGAAGGAAATCATGGGCGGTTCGGGGCCAGGGTTAGAAGTCAGCTCAGAAAAACAGCACCCTGTCTTCAAGACTGTGTCGCACAAAATGACCAGCAGCATCACTATTTACCCATCTGAGCCAGTCACTCAAAGGACCAACACCAGCGAAGCCACCAAGGAACAGCAGCATCTGTCCCCCAGCAATACCAGAGTCATTCCAAATGAGCTCTCTGCGGGAGCAAATGCAGCCGGCACATCATACGAGATATCGATTAGCAAAAGCAATGTATCCCTGAAGGTACCAGAGACTGACAAAAATGGGGATGCTGTTTTGAGAAGCACGGTGGAAACAGTAGTCTCCAAGAGTAACATTATGATAAAACCTTCAGAACCTCTTGAGAAGAACAGCGAACCACCCATGGAGACAATCAATTGGAAGAGTCATGGTTCTTCAGAGGAAAACTCACCTGAGATGAAGCATGTTACAGTCAGGAGTGCGTGGCAAACGAGGCAGAGTTTGCAGGCTTCGAAAGACTCTGCAACCAAAATGGATGAAAACATGGCCTCTCGGAATCCATACAGGTCATCCACGGAGCCTGCCAAACTGGAAGGAACTAGTGCACGTATATATGCAATTGAGCAGAGTTCCAGAAGGGCCAGTGCCAGCATAAACTCTTGGAATACTCCAGAAACAGACTCTAGAAGGACCAAAAGTAGCTTAAGTGTATCTGAGATTCCCAGACAGAAGAGTGACGCCTGTGAGCCTCCATCAACTGCTGCTTGGAATTGCACGGTGTTACCA